A region of Candidatus Chlorobium masyuteum DNA encodes the following proteins:
- a CDS encoding D-alanyl-D-alanine carboxypeptidase family protein, whose protein sequence is MQEQSSTAAICRPWTPLSRKSRKHLPVRARVLALGICLFAFTASIALPALLHAEPNGSYQIQAPVDSYIVKDLCSSRVVMAKDIDRPVSPASLTKILTCIMAIESGKLDQDVVITRESTNVEPSKAGFRVGERIRLLDLVKAAMVNSSNDAAFAIAIHLSGSVDAFVASMNSRARAIGMRNSRFTNPAGFDKGIYAGNTSTAGDLLCLTEYSVRNPVFNAVARLDRAVFVEQSTRKVYSLKTHNKLLGRYPYAVGIKTGYTGRAGRCLIGRAIKDNRDILLVMLNSRTDRWNVAAEMFDRALLIQREEPVLIARASFPPAERAVRADAGERKIAHASRLHNRKTRKGAAVVAASAKKSKNHARHAVALTKSLKKSKQHTALIAKSGKKMKKGDPVVAKSGVKQNRKALVAAKSAGKSKLRDLAITKRGRKLDRKGISATKSAGKLKKRDLALSKSARKKQTES, encoded by the coding sequence ATGCAAGAACAATCTTCGACAGCCGCAATTTGCCGTCCATGGACGCCGCTTTCCCGTAAAAGCAGGAAACATCTTCCCGTCAGAGCGAGGGTTTTAGCTCTCGGAATCTGCCTCTTTGCCTTTACGGCTTCCATAGCACTCCCTGCATTGCTCCATGCAGAGCCCAATGGTTCCTACCAGATACAGGCTCCGGTAGACTCCTATATTGTCAAGGATTTATGCAGCTCAAGAGTGGTGATGGCAAAGGATATTGACCGGCCGGTCTCTCCTGCAAGCCTGACCAAGATTCTGACCTGTATCATGGCGATTGAAAGCGGAAAGCTGGATCAGGATGTGGTGATTACCCGTGAGTCCACAAATGTAGAGCCATCAAAAGCGGGCTTCAGGGTTGGAGAGCGAATCAGGCTTCTTGATCTTGTCAAGGCGGCCATGGTCAATTCAAGCAATGATGCTGCTTTTGCCATTGCGATCCATCTCTCCGGCAGTGTTGATGCCTTTGTCGCTTCCATGAACTCCAGGGCGAGAGCGATCGGGATGAGGAATTCCCGTTTTACCAACCCGGCGGGTTTTGATAAAGGGATTTATGCCGGTAACACCTCAACGGCTGGAGATTTGTTGTGTTTGACGGAATATTCGGTCAGGAATCCTGTTTTTAATGCCGTAGCGCGCCTTGACCGTGCTGTTTTTGTTGAGCAGTCTACCCGCAAGGTCTACTCCCTTAAAACGCACAACAAGCTTCTGGGCAGATATCCCTATGCAGTCGGAATCAAAACAGGCTATACCGGCAGGGCCGGAAGATGCCTGATCGGTCGTGCCATCAAGGATAACCGGGATATTCTTCTGGTTATGCTGAATTCAAGGACGGATCGCTGGAATGTTGCCGCAGAGATGTTTGATCGGGCGCTGCTCATCCAGAGGGAGGAACCGGTTCTGATTGCACGCGCCTCTTTTCCTCCCGCAGAGCGGGCGGTGAGAGCCGATGCAGGAGAGCGTAAAATAGCGCATGCGTCAAGGTTGCATAACCGGAAAACCAGAAAGGGTGCGGCTGTAGTTGCTGCTTCGGCTAAAAAATCAAAGAATCATGCCCGGCATGCAGTAGCCCTGACAAAATCGCTCAAAAAGTCAAAACAGCACACGGCTCTCATAGCCAAATCCGGAAAAAAGATGAAAAAGGGAGATCCGGTTGTTGCAAAATCCGGCGTGAAGCAGAACCGGAAAGCATTGGTTGCAGCAAAATCTGCCGGGAAGTCGAAGTTACGTGATCTGGCGATTACGAAAAGGGGAAGAAAGCTCGACAGAAAAGGGATTTCTGCAACGAAATCTGCGGGAAAGCTCAAAAAGCGTGATCTTGCGCTGTCAAAATCCGCGAGAAAAAAACAGACAGAAAGTTGA
- a CDS encoding Dabb family protein has product MIKHIVMWQLKDAAHGNDSQTNARLIQEKLEALRGRIQGMLAIEVGLDFSRSESSGDVVLYTEFVDRQSLDAYQIHPLHQALKPFIGEASRERRVVDYEI; this is encoded by the coding sequence ATGATCAAGCATATTGTGATGTGGCAGCTTAAGGATGCTGCGCATGGAAACGACAGTCAGACCAATGCCCGGCTGATACAGGAGAAGCTGGAGGCGTTGCGGGGGAGAATTCAGGGGATGCTTGCCATTGAGGTTGGTCTGGATTTCAGTCGAAGCGAGAGCTCGGGTGATGTTGTGCTCTACACTGAATTTGTTGACCGGCAGTCGCTTGATGCCTATCAGATCCATCCTCTGCATCAGGCATTGAAGCCGTTTATCGGTGAGGCGTCCCGGGAACGGAGGGTTGTGGATTACGAGATCTGA
- a CDS encoding 4Fe-4S binding protein, with amino-acid sequence MALYITEECTYCGACEPECPVTAISAGDDLYVIDAATCTECSGYSDSPSCAAVCPSDAIVQG; translated from the coding sequence ATGGCACTCTACATTACTGAAGAATGTACCTACTGCGGAGCCTGTGAACCGGAATGTCCTGTTACTGCAATTTCTGCCGGCGATGACCTTTATGTTATCGATGCCGCTACCTGCACGGAATGCTCAGGTTACTCTGATTCACCTTCCTGTGCAGCTGTCTGCCCTTCAGACGCAATCGTTCAGGGATAA
- a CDS encoding 4Fe-4S binding protein, which translates to MAHRITEECTYCGACEPECPVNAITAGDDTYIIDETTCVDCIGFHDEAACVQVCPVDCIIKV; encoded by the coding sequence ATGGCACACAGAATCACCGAAGAGTGCACCTATTGCGGAGCATGCGAACCTGAATGTCCGGTCAATGCTATCACTGCGGGAGATGACACCTATATTATTGATGAGACGACCTGTGTGGACTGCATCGGCTTTCATGATGAAGCGGCTTGCGTCCAGGTCTGCCCTGTAGACTGCATCATCAAGGTCTGA
- a CDS encoding PhoH family protein, whose product MTKEKIIEIQGIEPVILFGPYDAHLKKIRAEFPDLLITARGTKITLKGKPEEIAVTEKIFSEMKFLADKHGEVLDNDLNMLITLASSPAPEMKPGHLADEDIIVATADYVVRAKTNGQRRMVAEAKTNDIVFAIGPAGTGKTYTAVAIAVAAWKSKSVKRIVLARPAVEAGESLGFLPGDLAQKIDPYLRPLYDALQDMLTAEKLKMLTEKRIIEIVPLAYMRGRTLNNAFIILDEAQNASNKQMKMCLTRLGLNSKAIITGDVTQIDLPEQSDSGLTNSPEVLKDIKGISFVYLDKSDVVRHRLVRDIINAYEIHEQK is encoded by the coding sequence TTGACCAAAGAAAAAATCATCGAGATCCAGGGTATTGAGCCGGTCATTCTTTTCGGGCCATATGATGCCCACCTGAAAAAAATAAGGGCGGAATTTCCCGATCTGCTCATCACCGCCAGGGGAACAAAAATCACACTCAAGGGAAAGCCCGAAGAGATTGCTGTAACCGAGAAGATTTTCAGCGAGATGAAGTTTCTGGCCGACAAGCACGGCGAAGTGCTTGACAATGACCTGAACATGCTGATCACGCTTGCCTCGTCACCGGCTCCGGAGATGAAACCCGGACATCTGGCGGATGAAGATATCATTGTCGCAACAGCCGACTATGTCGTCAGGGCAAAAACCAACGGACAGCGGCGAATGGTCGCAGAAGCAAAAACAAATGATATTGTGTTTGCCATCGGTCCGGCGGGTACCGGAAAAACCTACACCGCTGTTGCCATAGCCGTAGCGGCATGGAAATCCAAAAGTGTCAAGCGAATTGTTCTTGCCAGGCCGGCCGTGGAAGCGGGTGAAAGCCTCGGGTTCCTTCCCGGTGATCTCGCCCAGAAAATTGATCCCTATCTTCGGCCGCTTTACGATGCCCTGCAGGATATGCTGACTGCAGAAAAGCTCAAAATGCTCACCGAAAAAAGAATCATAGAAATTGTTCCTCTTGCCTATATGCGGGGCAGAACACTCAACAATGCCTTCATTATTCTTGATGAAGCCCAGAACGCTTCGAACAAGCAGATGAAAATGTGTCTGACAAGGCTTGGTCTCAATTCAAAAGCGATCATTACGGGGGACGTCACCCAGATTGATCTGCCCGAACAATCTGATTCGGGACTCACCAATTCGCCGGAAGTACTGAAGGATATCAAGGGTATCAGCTTTGTCTATCTTGACAAATCCGATGTTGTTCGTCACCGGCTTGTTCGCGATATCATCAACGCTTACGAAATACATGAGCAGAAATAG
- the rfaD gene encoding ADP-glyceromanno-heptose 6-epimerase codes for MIILTGGAGFIGSAMVWELNRYGEKNIIIVDDLGSTTTNKWRNLSGLHFADFIQKDLFPDLLESGAFRDISAIIHMGANSSTTETDADHLLVNNYGYSKKLASYCMAHDTRLIYASSAATYGDGSNGYSDNIAEIDRLRPLNMYGYSKQLFDRWADANGILTHAAGLKFFNVYGPNEYHKQDMSSVVFKAYHQICEKGSVELFRSHRPDYRDGEQLRDFVYVRDCTRIMLWLLDNPSATGLFNVGTGTARSFLDLAKATFSALGQEPVINYTPMPETLRDKYQYYTCADMTRLRSAGYHEPFTSLEEGVKEYVQHYLAADNPWLDLAKTNS; via the coding sequence ATGATTATTCTCACCGGCGGAGCGGGATTTATCGGCAGTGCCATGGTTTGGGAACTCAACCGTTATGGTGAAAAGAATATCATCATTGTTGACGATCTTGGCTCGACGACGACAAATAAATGGCGCAATCTCTCCGGGCTTCACTTTGCAGATTTCATCCAGAAAGACCTTTTTCCCGACCTGCTGGAGAGCGGTGCATTCAGGGATATTTCCGCCATCATCCACATGGGTGCAAACAGCTCTACCACCGAAACCGATGCCGACCACCTTCTGGTCAACAATTACGGCTATTCAAAAAAGTTGGCCTCATACTGCATGGCTCATGATACAAGGCTGATCTATGCATCAAGTGCGGCAACCTATGGTGACGGCTCCAACGGATACTCTGACAATATTGCGGAAATTGACAGGCTCCGGCCATTGAACATGTACGGCTACTCCAAACAGTTGTTCGACCGGTGGGCAGATGCCAACGGCATTCTCACCCATGCCGCGGGACTCAAATTTTTCAATGTTTACGGACCGAACGAGTATCATAAACAGGATATGAGCAGCGTCGTTTTCAAGGCATATCATCAGATTTGTGAAAAAGGATCGGTAGAGCTCTTCCGGTCACATCGCCCTGACTATCGTGACGGCGAGCAACTGAGAGACTTTGTCTATGTCAGGGATTGCACCCGGATCATGCTCTGGCTGCTCGACAACCCTTCAGCAACCGGACTCTTCAACGTCGGAACAGGCACAGCAAGGAGCTTTCTCGATCTTGCAAAAGCAACATTCTCGGCTCTCGGCCAGGAGCCCGTCATCAACTACACGCCGATGCCCGAAACCCTTCGCGACAAATACCAGTACTACACCTGCGCCGATATGACCCGGCTGCGCTCTGCCGGATACCATGAACCATTCACCTCGCTTGAAGAGGGCGTAAAAGAGTATGTACAGCACTATCTCGCTGCCGACAACCCCTGGCTTGATCTCGCGAAAACCAATTCATAA
- a CDS encoding RNA polymerase subunit sigma-24: MNRIKKTPLDLLNDIYSLAYWMTGSEDESRDLVNLTYRSANKETKESDLLRTFRKCYVERFGQYADFCIPDAPCTQQHHLLDSLKQWSADIKLSVLLSEISGLQHRQISEIVGKPVETIRLWLLCGRKLLVNDTMMKVSA; encoded by the coding sequence ATGAACCGCATAAAAAAAACACCCCTCGACCTGCTCAATGACATATATAGCCTTGCCTACTGGATGACCGGCAGTGAGGATGAGTCGCGAGACCTTGTCAACCTTACCTATCGCTCTGCAAACAAAGAGACAAAAGAGAGCGACCTGCTCAGAACCTTCAGGAAATGCTATGTTGAGCGGTTCGGTCAGTATGCTGATTTCTGTATCCCTGATGCACCCTGCACGCAACAGCATCATCTCCTCGATTCACTGAAACAGTGGTCGGCAGACATCAAGCTCTCCGTACTCCTGAGTGAAATATCCGGCCTTCAACACCGCCAGATCTCCGAAATTGTCGGCAAACCTGTTGAGACCATAAGGTTATGGCTTCTCTGTGGACGAAAACTGCTTGTCAATGATACCATGATGAAAGTTTCCGCATAA
- the hisC gene encoding histidinol-phosphate transaminase — protein sequence MQNDIQRLLNPALQNIATYRVEGGQQAEVKLNQNESPFDVPMWLKEEILGAFQKESWNRYPDILPYRGMQAYADFLGVAPECVMMSNGSNEMLYTIFLACLGPSRKVLIPEPSFSLYEKIALLLQSGIVRVPMQSGLDFDTEAIIRAARDEAVHFIVLSTPNNPTSKSLALEDVRLIAESCDAIVLVDEAYIEFSRQRSALELIDELPNVVVLRTMSKALALAGIRIGFAIANPALMAELAKPKIPFASGRLQEITIERVLANYSLVTDAVSYILHERARLYSELLSIDGVEALESDTNFLIIRVPDAGSVFQALQKEGILVRNVSGYPMMKNCLRFNVGLVDENRALIEKLRSI from the coding sequence ATGCAGAACGATATACAGCGCCTTCTTAATCCCGCATTACAGAATATTGCGACATACCGCGTAGAGGGGGGGCAGCAGGCCGAGGTCAAGCTGAACCAGAATGAGAGCCCTTTTGATGTGCCGATGTGGCTCAAGGAGGAGATTCTCGGTGCGTTTCAGAAGGAGTCATGGAACCGGTATCCTGATATTTTGCCCTACCGGGGTATGCAGGCCTACGCTGATTTTCTCGGGGTTGCACCGGAGTGTGTGATGATGAGCAACGGCTCCAATGAGATGCTCTATACCATCTTTCTTGCCTGCCTCGGTCCGTCAAGGAAAGTGCTGATTCCTGAGCCCTCATTTTCACTGTATGAAAAAATCGCCCTGCTCTTGCAGTCCGGCATTGTCCGGGTGCCGATGCAGTCCGGTCTGGATTTTGACACGGAGGCTATCATCCGGGCGGCCCGGGATGAGGCTGTTCATTTTATTGTGCTCTCTACACCAAACAATCCTACCTCCAAATCACTCGCTCTGGAAGATGTCCGCCTGATTGCGGAATCATGTGACGCCATTGTCCTTGTTGATGAGGCCTATATCGAGTTTTCCCGTCAGCGTTCCGCTCTTGAACTGATTGATGAGCTGCCTAATGTTGTGGTGCTGCGCACCATGTCGAAAGCGCTTGCTCTTGCAGGAATCCGGATTGGTTTTGCGATTGCCAACCCGGCCCTGATGGCTGAGCTTGCAAAACCGAAAATCCCCTTTGCTTCAGGCAGGCTTCAGGAGATCACCATCGAGCGCGTTCTTGCAAACTACTCTCTGGTCACCGATGCGGTATCCTATATTCTGCATGAACGGGCACGACTCTACAGTGAGCTTCTTTCAATTGATGGTGTTGAAGCGCTGGAGAGTGATACCAATTTTCTGATCATCAGGGTTCCGGATGCAGGTTCGGTTTTTCAGGCTCTTCAGAAGGAGGGCATTCTGGTAAGAAATGTTTCCGGCTATCCGATGATGAAAAACTGCCTGAGATTCAATGTCGGTCTTGTTGATGAAAACCGTGCGTTAATCGAAAAACTCCGTTCGATTTGA
- a CDS encoding RNA methyltransferase: MQGFRKLHGSEMNRLSPEEYAGAPKHPIYLMLHNIRSMWNVGSMFRTADAAGIEKMILSGYTATPPRKEIDKTALGAQDSVTWEYQADPLVALLELKRAGVNICGLEITEGSRPYSALTPGDFPLCLVVGNEVDGLENEVLELCDEVLEIPQFGTKHSLNVAVASGIALFEFVRVIRSGV, encoded by the coding sequence ATGCAGGGGTTCAGAAAGCTGCATGGCTCGGAAATGAACCGTCTGAGCCCGGAAGAGTATGCCGGAGCCCCGAAACACCCGATTTATCTGATGCTGCACAATATCCGCAGTATGTGGAATGTCGGCTCAATGTTCCGGACAGCTGATGCTGCCGGAATTGAGAAAATGATTCTTTCGGGTTATACAGCCACACCACCGAGAAAAGAGATTGATAAAACCGCACTCGGAGCCCAGGATAGTGTTACATGGGAGTATCAAGCCGACCCGCTTGTGGCGCTTCTGGAATTGAAGCGTGCAGGGGTGAACATCTGCGGTCTTGAGATTACGGAAGGAAGCCGTCCCTATAGTGCGCTCACTCCCGGTGATTTTCCGCTCTGCCTTGTTGTGGGTAATGAGGTTGACGGCCTTGAAAACGAGGTGCTTGAGCTCTGTGATGAGGTTCTCGAGATTCCGCAGTTCGGTACCAAGCATTCGCTTAATGTCGCTGTGGCATCAGGGATAGCTCTGTTTGAGTTTGTGCGTGTTATCCGGAGTGGAGTGTAA